CTCGGCGCGGACGGAGGCATCGACGAGGATGCGATCGCCGGCGCGCTCGCGCGGTACGACGTCGCGACCGTCTTCATCCAGCGTTCGCGCGGGTACGCTCCGCGCCGATCGCTCTTCGTGCGCGAGTGCGAGCGAGGCGCGGCCGCCGTCAAGCGCGCCGCGCCGCAGACGAACGTGCTCGTCGACAACTGCTACGGCGAACTCGTCGAAGAGCGCGAGCCCACGCAGGCCGGCGCCGACCTCGTGATGGGATCGCTCATCAAGAATTTCGGCGGAGCGATTGCGCCCGCCGGCGCGTACGTCGCGGGGCGGGCCGAACTCGTCGATCGCGTCGCGGCCCGCCTCTTCGCGCCGGGGTTGGGAGCCGCACTCGGCCCAACGCTCGGCTTTAGCCGGGCGCTCTGTCAGGGTCTCTTCGTTGCCCCGCTGATCGTCGAGCAGTCGCTGCGCGGACTCGACTTTTTCGCAGCGCTCTTCGAATCGATCGGCTATGCGGTCGACCCGGCGCCCGGCGCGCCCCGCACCGACATCGTGCAGGCGATACGGCTGGGGTCGCCCGAGAGGCTGCAGCGCTTTGCAACCGGGTTGCAGCAGGCGATGCCGGTCAACGCGCGGTTTCGCCCCGAGCCGGGAGCCGTTGCGGGCTACGCCGATCCCGTCTTGATGTCGTCGGGAGCCTTCATCGGCGGCGCGACGCTCGAGCTTTCGTGCGATGCGCCGATGCGCGCCCCGTTCGACGTCTACGTGCAGGGAGGGGTCACCGCGGAGCACGCCTGCCTTGGGGCGCTCTTCGCCGCGCGCGCGCTCGAAGGATAGGCCCAGCCAGGAGGGCCCGGCGGCGGCTAGAGAAGGGCTGGCGACCATGTACCTGCTCGAAGTGCTGAGCGGCCCGCTGGACGGCATGACCTGGCCGTTCGAACGGGAGATAACGATCGGGCGCGACGACGCGCAGGCCCAGGCATGCCTCGGGCTCGACCGCTACGTCTCGCGTCAGCACGCGCGCCTTCAGATCGAAGCCGGGGCGATCCGTCTGGTCGACCTCAGCAGCCGCAACGGAACGCAGCTCGAAGGGGAAGCCGTCGTCGGCGAGGTTCCCCTGCCGGTCGGCATGCCGTTCGTCGTGGGGCGCACGATTCTCCGGGTGACGCGCGCCTAAGGCACCTGCATGGAGAGTGCGGTTACGATTGCGCGGGCGCGCGAGCTGTTCGCGTCGCTGCCGCGTCCGCTCGGCTTCGTTCCGACGATGGGAGCGCTCCATGCGGGGCATCTCGAACTCGTCCGCCGAGCTCGCCTGGCGTGCGCCGGCGTTGCAGCCTCGATCTTCGTCAATCCAATGCAGTTCGCGCCGAACGAGGATCTCGCGAGATATCCCCGCGATCCCGGCGGCGATGCGGCGAAGCTCGAAGCGGCGGGCGTCGACGCGCTCTTCGCGCCCGATGCGACGGCGATGTACGGCGGCGACTTCGCTTGCTTCGTCGAGCCGGGTCCGATCGGGAGCGCCTTCGAGGGAGCCTATCGCCCGACGCACTTCCGCGGGGTGGCGACGGTCATCGCGAAGCTTCTCAATATCGCGCGTCCCGACGTTCTCTTTCTCGGGCAGAAGGACGCGCAGCAAGCCGTGCTCGTGCGGAAGATGATCGGCGATTTGAATTTCGGCGTCGACGTCGAGGTCGTGCCGACCGTGCGCGAGAGCGACGGCGTGGCGATGTCGAGCCGCAATCGTTACCTCGACGCGGCGCAGCGCGCCGCCGCACCCACGCTCTACCGCGCGCTGCGGTCGGTGCGGGACGCACTCGAGCGCGGCGCCGAGAAGCGCGAAGCGATCGACGAAGCGGCGGAGCCGTTGCGCGCGGTCGCCGAGATCGACTACATCGACGTCGTCGACGCGCGCGATTTCGCGCCGCTCGAGCGGCTGAGGCCGCCGGCCTTCGTCATCGGAGCAGCCCGCTTCGGGACGACGCGCCTGATCGACAACCTGTGGATCGAGCGATGAAGGGCGCGCGGATTCTCCTCGGCGTCGGCGGCGGCATCGCGGCCTACAAGGCCGCGGCACTCACGAGCACGCTCGTTCAACGCGGGGCGATCGTCGACGTCGTGATGACCGCCGCGGCCGAACGTTTCGTCGCGCCGTTGACCTTCGCGTCGCTGACCGCCCGGCCGGTCTACTCGTCGCTCTGGGATGCGCCCGAGCGGATTCCGCACATTCGCCTCGTTCGCGAAGCGGACGTCGCACTCGTCGCGCCGGCGACGGCGAACCTGCTCGCCAAGTTAGCGACGGGCATCGCCGACGATCTGCTGACGACCGCGCTGCTTGCGGCGCGCATTCCGCGGATTCTCGCGCCGGCGATGAACGCGGCGATGTACGAAGACGCGGCGACGCAGGCAAACCTCGAAGCGCTGCGCGCGCGCGGCTACGAGATCGTCGATCCGGAGCGAGGATTTCTCGCCGAGCGCGAGATCGGCATCGGCCGTCTCGCGAGCGAGGAGCGCCTGCTCGATGCGCTGGAGACGGCGCTCGCGCGCCGGCGATCGCTGCGAGGGAAGCGGGTTGCGATCACCGGAGGTCCGACGCGAGAACCGTTCGATCCGATTCGTTTCTTGAGCAACGCCTCGACGGGCGCGACGGCGATCGCGCTCGCGCGCGAGGCGGCGCTGCGCGGCGCGGAGGTGACGCTGCTGCTCGGTCCGACTTTGCTCGATCCGCCGGCGGG
The window above is part of the Candidatus Binatia bacterium genome. Proteins encoded here:
- a CDS encoding methionine gamma-lyase family protein, giving the protein MIAGLCDAFGIDGALRQKALAAYERVAGVRYDAQRRVGQRVLAAFLEEGIVESDFAATTGYGYDDAGRRRYESLLARVLGAERALARLSIVSGTHAIVAALAACTPPGKTLLSISGRPYDTLRNAICDAPHSLASSGIEYREVELGADGGIDEDAIAGALARYDVATVFIQRSRGYAPRRSLFVRECERGAAAVKRAAPQTNVLVDNCYGELVEEREPTQAGADLVMGSLIKNFGGAIAPAGAYVAGRAELVDRVAARLFAPGLGAALGPTLGFSRALCQGLFVAPLIVEQSLRGLDFFAALFESIGYAVDPAPGAPRTDIVQAIRLGSPERLQRFATGLQQAMPVNARFRPEPGAVAGYADPVLMSSGAFIGGATLELSCDAPMRAPFDVYVQGGVTAEHACLGALFAARALEG
- the coaBC gene encoding bifunctional phosphopantothenoylcysteine decarboxylase/phosphopantothenate--cysteine ligase CoaBC, with amino-acid sequence MDRAMKGARILLGVGGGIAAYKAAALTSTLVQRGAIVDVVMTAAAERFVAPLTFASLTARPVYSSLWDAPERIPHIRLVREADVALVAPATANLLAKLATGIADDLLTTALLAARIPRILAPAMNAAMYEDAATQANLEALRARGYEIVDPERGFLAEREIGIGRLASEERLLDALETALARRRSLRGKRVAITGGPTREPFDPIRFLSNASTGATAIALAREAALRGAEVTLLLGPTLLDPPAGVDVVRVTTANELYEAALARATGADLVIATAAVADWRPAERSESKLSKTGEGLTVRLEPNPDVLAALGERKGSTFLVGFAAETGEHETRAREKLRRKRLDAIAVNDVRGERGFGTGQNELVLLWGEDGRRELGRADKATLAARLLDAVEERMRCS
- the panC gene encoding pantoate--beta-alanine ligase, with protein sequence MESAVTIARARELFASLPRPLGFVPTMGALHAGHLELVRRARLACAGVAASIFVNPMQFAPNEDLARYPRDPGGDAAKLEAAGVDALFAPDATAMYGGDFACFVEPGPIGSAFEGAYRPTHFRGVATVIAKLLNIARPDVLFLGQKDAQQAVLVRKMIGDLNFGVDVEVVPTVRESDGVAMSSRNRYLDAAQRAAAPTLYRALRSVRDALERGAEKREAIDEAAEPLRAVAEIDYIDVVDARDFAPLERLRPPAFVIGAARFGTTRLIDNLWIER
- a CDS encoding FHA domain-containing protein, with the protein product MYLLEVLSGPLDGMTWPFEREITIGRDDAQAQACLGLDRYVSRQHARLQIEAGAIRLVDLSSRNGTQLEGEAVVGEVPLPVGMPFVVGRTILRVTRA